A window from Brucella sp. BE17 encodes these proteins:
- a CDS encoding siderophore-interacting protein, whose product MNNLDAETTPPAQPAATSGPITRALLRWMMRPARIAAVETLSPRFRFVDLEGNNLKNVTWQPGQKVQVGVGAGFSTRTYTPVSWDADLGQTRLLAFLHGDGPGSQWAGSLRKGDTCQFFGPRRSLDMSRGDEPVVLFGDETSFALAMAMEGKSPVAELIFEVSDAEESRGVLTAIGLGRATVVERRDGDAHLAAIGADLSRHVASGARFVLTGRAQSIQNVSQALKKSGMASSSVKSKAYWSPGKTGLD is encoded by the coding sequence ATGAATAATCTCGACGCTGAAACGACCCCGCCGGCGCAGCCAGCCGCAACGTCCGGACCGATTACGCGCGCGCTGCTCCGATGGATGATGCGGCCGGCGCGGATCGCCGCCGTTGAAACACTTTCGCCGCGCTTCAGGTTTGTCGACCTTGAGGGCAACAATCTGAAAAACGTGACCTGGCAGCCGGGGCAAAAGGTTCAGGTTGGAGTTGGCGCGGGATTTTCGACTAGAACTTACACCCCAGTGTCCTGGGATGCCGATCTCGGACAAACGCGGCTTCTGGCTTTCCTGCACGGCGACGGCCCGGGCAGCCAGTGGGCGGGCAGCCTGCGTAAAGGTGACACTTGCCAATTCTTCGGTCCGCGCCGGTCACTCGACATGTCGCGCGGTGACGAGCCAGTCGTGCTGTTCGGCGACGAAACCTCCTTTGCCTTGGCGATGGCGATGGAGGGCAAATCCCCGGTCGCGGAACTGATATTCGAAGTTTCAGACGCCGAGGAATCGCGGGGCGTTCTGACAGCAATCGGCCTTGGCCGGGCAACCGTGGTCGAGCGTCGTGACGGCGATGCGCATCTTGCGGCGATCGGCGCTGATCTCTCGCGCCATGTCGCCAGCGGCGCGCGCTTCGTCCTCACAGGTCGGGCGCAGTCCATACAGAACGTGAGCCAGGCGCTGAAGAAGAGCGGCATGGCTTCATCGAGCGTGAAGTCGAAGGCCTATTGGTCACCCGGAAAAACAGGACTTGATTGA
- a CDS encoding TetR family transcriptional regulator, whose product MAERHQAQISSRKQPQQTRSIELVEAVLDAAIQVLASEGAQRFTMARVAERAGVSVGSIYQYFPNKAAILFRLQSNEWERTTEMLRGILEPRTSPPLDRLRAVVHEFIRSECEEADVRTALDDAAPLYRNAPETHEALKAGATLMRRFMCEVLPDASAEQRALAISLIELTIRSVGKSYSETTRTSDEIGAFAEAMADMFVAYLSQLSQTAEQ is encoded by the coding sequence ATGGCTGAACGCCACCAAGCCCAGATTTCCTCGCGAAAACAACCTCAACAGACCCGCTCGATCGAGCTTGTCGAGGCGGTGCTGGATGCCGCTATTCAGGTTTTGGCTTCCGAGGGGGCGCAGCGTTTCACCATGGCCCGCGTCGCCGAGCGCGCTGGTGTCAGCGTCGGTTCAATCTACCAGTACTTCCCCAACAAAGCGGCCATTCTGTTCCGACTTCAGAGTAACGAGTGGGAGCGCACAACCGAAATGTTGCGGGGAATTCTGGAGCCCCGGACGTCGCCGCCGCTCGACCGGCTCCGAGCGGTCGTTCACGAATTCATTCGCTCCGAATGTGAGGAGGCGGATGTCCGGACGGCACTCGATGACGCAGCTCCCCTCTATCGCAACGCTCCCGAGACCCACGAAGCCTTGAAGGCAGGCGCGACACTCATGCGGCGATTCATGTGCGAAGTATTGCCCGATGCCAGCGCGGAGCAGCGCGCGCTCGCCATTAGCCTGATCGAGTTGACTATACGCAGCGTTGGAAAATCTTACTCGGAAACCACGCGCACGAGCGACGAGATCGGCGCTTTCGCCGAGGCCATGGCCGATATGTTTGTTGCATACCTTTCACAGCTCAGCCAAACCGCCGAGCAATGA
- a CDS encoding IS630 family transposase (programmed frameshift): MTRAFSDDLRSRVLAASRDGMSARSAAARFGIGISTAIAWIASARAAQLTPAKQGRRGGSRLDAHEDFIIRIIEEEKDITLNEMVLRLREDRAVSIGRSALDVWLRKRGLDFQKKTAHALEQERPDLLKRRQDWFDDQLDLDPARLVFIDETGLSTKMSRLRGRAPCGDRCRSPVPHGHWKTTTFTGALRLSGMTAPMVLDGAMNGVAFQAYVQQVLIPTLVPGDIVIMDNLPAHKAEGVRHAIEDAGCRLLYLPPYSPDFNPIEKAFAKLKAVLRAKAERTVDGLWNTVGQIVTLFEPQECANYFKSCGYDPQ, encoded by the exons ATGACCCGAGCTTTCAGTGATGATTTGCGTAGCCGCGTTCTGGCTGCGTCACGCGATGGCATGTCGGCGAGATCGGCGGCAGCCAGATTTGGAATTGGCATTTCAACGGCCATCGCCTGGATTGCCAGCGCACGGGCGGCCCAGTTGACGCCTGCCAAGCAGGGCCGACGCGGTGGTTCACGCCTCGATGCTCACGAGGACTTCATCATCCGCATAATCGAAGAGGAAAAGGATATCACGCTCAACGAGATGGTTCTGCGATTGCGCGAGGACAGAGCCGTATCGATCGGCCGCAGCGCGCTTGACGTCTGGCTGCGAAAGCGCG GGTTGGACTTTCAAAAAAAGACCGCGCATGCACTGGAGCAGGAGCGTCCTGACCTGCTGAAACGTCGTCAGGATTGGTTCGACGACCAACTCGATCTCGATCCGGCGCGGCTCGTCTTCATCGATGAAACCGGCCTGAGCACGAAGATGTCCCGGCTTCGTGGACGGGCCCCTTGCGGAGATAGATGCCGCTCACCGGTCCCGCACGGCCATTGGAAGACGACGACGTTTACCGGAGCCCTCAGGCTATCTGGAATGACCGCACCCATGGTTTTGGACGGCGCGATGAACGGGGTAGCATTCCAGGCCTATGTCCAGCAGGTTCTCATTCCAACCTTGGTGCCGGGCGACATCGTCATCATGGATAATCTGCCTGCACACAAAGCGGAAGGAGTACGTCACGCAATCGAAGACGCCGGATGCCGGTTGCTTTACCTTCCTCCATACAGTCCCGACTTCAACCCAATCGAGAAGGCATTCGCGAAGCTCAAGGCCGTCTTGCGCGCAAAAGCCGAGCGAACGGTCGACGGCTTATGGAATACCGTTGGCCAAATCGTTACGCTGTTCGAACCACAAGAATGCGCCAACTACTTCAAATCGTGCGGATATGACCCCCAGTAA
- a CDS encoding SDR family NAD(P)-dependent oxidoreductase — protein sequence MAFGLARRGHKVIASCQIWPQVWELRNAAKADGIEMQVIKLDVLNEIDRANAFALEIDVLFNNAGIMESGPMVEIPMAVFRSVFETNVFSALELAQGFARAMVKRDAGRIVWTSSFAGLVKVLFDGAYAASKHAVEGICSAMHEELEHVH from the coding sequence GTGGCCTTCGGTCTCGCCCGGCGCGGTCACAAGGTCATCGCAAGCTGCCAGATTTGGCCGCAGGTCTGGGAGCTGCGCAACGCGGCTAAGGCTGATGGCATCGAGATGCAGGTCATCAAGCTCGATGTCCTCAACGAGATAGACCGCGCCAATGCGTTTGCGCTGGAGATCGACGTATTGTTCAACAATGCTGGCATCATGGAATCCGGGCCGATGGTCGAAATTCCCATGGCCGTGTTCCGCTCTGTTTTCGAGACCAATGTGTTTTCGGCGCTGGAATTGGCGCAGGGCTTCGCTCGGGCCATGGTGAAACGCGACGCGGGCCGGATCGTGTGGACCTCGTCGTTCGCCGGCCTCGTCAAGGTGCTGTTCGACGGCGCTTACGCGGCTTCAAAGCATGCAGTCGAAGGCATCTGCTCAGCGATGCATGAAGAACTAGAGCACGTCCATTGA
- a CDS encoding PA1136 family autoinducer-binding transcriptional regulator, with protein MTEPVSAQQAFRSALAIEVADSLAAIKDEVRAFAGPLGYDRFVLFSASATQDEIVERIYWVEGDWFGGGESVDAETYVRRCPVTRHILEAREPFFWTKTMAKEGELYNIVRHPRGQGIHGLQVPVFGPLGLEGAMSLGGQRIDASHQARLVLALIAATAFFSAHKLLEAAVEAVGSLSDREREVLAWTAAGRRQVEIAATLGLSERTVENHLRRIRKRLGVTTTAQAIRVAIRNGEIAG; from the coding sequence ATGACGGAACCGGTCTCGGCACAACAGGCATTTCGAAGTGCCCTCGCGATCGAGGTCGCGGACAGCCTTGCCGCGATTAAAGATGAGGTTCGCGCCTTTGCCGGGCCGCTGGGGTATGACCGCTTCGTGCTGTTTTCGGCATCCGCCACGCAGGACGAGATAGTCGAGCGTATCTATTGGGTCGAGGGTGACTGGTTCGGTGGCGGCGAAAGCGTCGATGCCGAGACTTATGTCCGGCGCTGTCCGGTGACCCGCCATATCCTCGAAGCGCGCGAGCCGTTTTTCTGGACCAAGACCATGGCCAAGGAAGGCGAGCTGTACAATATCGTCCGCCATCCACGCGGACAGGGCATTCACGGGCTTCAAGTCCCGGTCTTCGGCCCGCTGGGACTGGAAGGAGCGATGAGCCTGGGCGGCCAACGGATCGATGCGTCGCACCAGGCACGACTGGTTCTGGCGCTGATAGCGGCGACGGCGTTTTTCTCCGCACACAAGCTGTTGGAAGCGGCGGTCGAAGCTGTTGGATCTCTGTCGGATCGCGAACGGGAAGTGCTGGCCTGGACCGCCGCGGGCCGACGACAGGTTGAGATTGCGGCAACGCTGGGCCTTTCCGAACGGACAGTGGAAAATCACCTGCGGCGAATTCGCAAACGTCTGGGCGTTACGACGACTGCGCAGGCGATCCGGGTAGCGATCCGCAACGGCGAGATCGCCGGTTGA